In Seriola aureovittata isolate HTS-2021-v1 ecotype China chromosome 17, ASM2101889v1, whole genome shotgun sequence, a genomic segment contains:
- the med9 gene encoding mediator of RNA polymerase II transcription subunit 9: MAVAQPNLEKESEDCSLLPLVHDIIKCMDKDSQDVHQELAKLKAKIQEAREQISNMPGIDSSPVEQQQQLATLREQVRTKNQLLQKYKSLCMFDVPKAS; encoded by the exons ATGGCGGTGGCTCAGCCGAACctagagaaagagagcgaggaTTGCTCTTTGCTGCCTTTGGTTCATGATATTATCAAATG CATGGACAAGGACAGCCAAGATGTCCACCAAGAACTGGCTAAACTGAAGGCTAAGATCCAGGAGGCTCGGGAGCAGATCTCCAACATGCCCGGGATAGACAGCAGTCcggtggagcagcagcagcagctggccaCGCTGCGGGAGCAGGTCCGCACCAagaaccagctgctgcagaaatacAAAAGTCTGTGCATGTTTGACGTGCCGAAAGCATCGTGA
- the LOC130185302 gene encoding dexamethasone-induced Ras-related protein 1-like has protein sequence MIKKMSPAENDFDIPAKNCHRMVILGSTKVGKTAIISRFLNERFDDQYTPTIEDFHRKFYSIRGDVYQLDILDTSGNHPFPAMRRLSILTGDVFILVFSLDNRDSFQEVQRLKRQIYETKSCLRNKTKENVDVPLVICGNKCDRDFYREVQEDEIEQLVGGEEHCAYFEISAKKNTNVDQMFQTLFTLAKLPNEMSPDQHCKVSLQYCEVLHRKSFRNKKCKDGNAYGIVAPFARRPSVHSDLMYIKEKAVGGSQAKEKGCVIC, from the exons ATGATTAAGAAAATGTCACCAGCTGAGAATGATTTCGACATACCGGCCAAGAACTGCCACAGGATGGTGATCCTGGGCTCCACGAAAGTTGGGAAGACAGCCATCATCTCTCGGTTTCTGAACGAGAGGTTTGATGATCAGTACACGCCGACTATTGAGGACTTTCATAGGAAATTCTACAGCATCAGGGGAGACGTTTATCAGCTGGACATTTTGGACACATCTGGAAATCACCCCTTCCCCGCAATGAGGAGGCTTTCAATTCTTACTG GTGATGTGTTTATTCTGGTCTTCAGTCTGGACAACAGAGACTCCTTCCAGGAGGTGCAGCGCCTGAAGCGCCAGATTTATGAGACCAAGTCCTGCCTACGAAACAAAACCAAGGAGAACGTGGACGTCCCGCTGGTCATCTGCGGCAACAAGTGTGACAGGGACTTCTACCGTGAGGTGCAGGAGGACGAGATCGAGCAGTTAGTTGGCGGAGAAGAGCACTGCGCCTACTTTGAAAtctcagcaaagaaaaacaccaacGTAGACCAGATGTTTCAGACTCTCTTTACTTTGGCCAAATTGCCCAACGAAATGAGTCCCGACCAGCATTGCAAAGTTTCCCTGCAGTACTGCGAGGTTCTCCACAGAAAGTCCTTCAGAAACAAGAAGTGCAAAGATGGGAACGCATATGGGATTGTGGCGCCGTTTGCACGGAGGCCCAGCGTGCACAGTGACTTGATGTACATAAAGGAGAAAGCTGTGGGAGGCAGCCAGGCCAAAGAGAAAGGCTGCGTCATATGCTga